The Blautia hydrogenotrophica DSM 10507 genome window below encodes:
- the gcvH gene encoding glycine cleavage system protein GcvH has translation MKCPKELKYVKSHEWVREEGDTVKIGITDFAQESLGDLVFINLPEEGDEVQTGEVFADVESVKAVSDVYSPVSGVVVKVNGELADHPELVNQDPYGTWMIEVSEVQEHEEFMDSETYEAYLETDEAKA, from the coding sequence ATGAAGTGTCCAAAGGAATTAAAGTATGTGAAATCCCATGAATGGGTGAGAGAAGAAGGAGATACCGTAAAGATTGGAATCACAGATTTTGCTCAGGAATCATTGGGAGACTTGGTGTTTATCAATCTACCGGAGGAAGGAGACGAGGTCCAGACGGGGGAAGTTTTTGCGGATGTGGAGTCTGTGAAGGCGGTGTCAGATGTATATTCTCCTGTCAGCGGAGTGGTTGTGAAGGTCAATGGGGAATTGGCAGATCATCCGGAGCTGGTGAACCAGGATCCCTATGGTACGTGGATGATAGAGGTATCAGAAGTGCAGGAACACGAGGAGTTTATGGACAGTGAGACCTACGAAGCCTATTTAGAGACAGACGAGGCAAAAGCATAG
- the gcvPA gene encoding aminomethyl-transferring glycine dehydrogenase subunit GcvPA: MGTYVVSAKSEQQAMAEEIGLTKAQEVFSQIPEEVRYQGTWKYSKGLSEMETSAHLRELAGKNQIFPHIFRGAGAYSHYIPAIVDSVVKKETFVTSYTPYQAEISQGILQSIFEYQTMICELTGMEVSNASVYDGATAAAEAIAMCQERKRKRVLVSAAADPKVIQVVETYGYGNGMKVELIPEQEGRTDLEELRKRLGDDVACVYVQNPNYYGLLEECGEIGRLTKDKGAKYILGCNPIALGWLKAPVEYGADIAVGEGQPLGIPLSFGGPYLGFMATTGKLMRKLPGRIVGETTDAQGRRAFVLTLQAREQHIRREKASSNICSNQALCALHAAVYLSVMGARGIELAARHCAANAHYLCGRLEELGFRRKYPGTFFHEFVTVSPVETGTVMKKLEEKGYLGGLPLSDREILWCATEKNTKEEMDQLTEILREVCLR; encoded by the coding sequence ATGGGAACCTATGTGGTTTCTGCAAAGTCTGAACAACAGGCGATGGCAGAGGAAATTGGACTGACGAAAGCTCAGGAGGTGTTTTCTCAGATTCCTGAGGAAGTCCGGTATCAGGGAACCTGGAAATATTCGAAGGGCCTTAGTGAGATGGAGACATCGGCCCATTTAAGAGAGCTGGCTGGGAAGAATCAGATTTTTCCACACATTTTTCGGGGAGCGGGAGCATACTCCCATTATATTCCGGCTATTGTGGACAGCGTGGTGAAAAAAGAGACGTTTGTGACTTCCTACACGCCCTATCAGGCAGAGATCAGCCAGGGAATTTTGCAGTCCATTTTTGAGTATCAGACGATGATCTGTGAGCTCACGGGTATGGAAGTGTCCAACGCGTCTGTGTATGACGGAGCGACTGCGGCTGCTGAGGCGATTGCCATGTGTCAGGAGAGGAAAAGAAAAAGGGTTTTAGTCAGTGCTGCGGCAGATCCCAAGGTGATTCAGGTGGTGGAGACCTATGGATATGGAAATGGAATGAAGGTGGAACTGATTCCAGAGCAGGAGGGACGGACCGATCTGGAAGAACTGAGAAAAAGATTGGGGGATGATGTGGCCTGTGTCTATGTGCAGAATCCCAATTATTATGGACTTCTGGAAGAGTGCGGCGAGATTGGAAGGCTGACAAAAGACAAGGGAGCCAAGTATATTCTAGGGTGCAACCCCATTGCGCTTGGCTGGCTGAAGGCTCCGGTAGAGTATGGGGCAGATATCGCGGTTGGTGAGGGGCAGCCTCTAGGAATTCCGCTGAGCTTTGGCGGCCCATATCTCGGTTTTATGGCTACGACGGGGAAACTGATGCGGAAGCTGCCGGGAAGAATTGTTGGAGAGACCACGGATGCTCAGGGGAGAAGAGCTTTTGTGCTGACACTTCAGGCCCGGGAACAGCATATAAGAAGAGAAAAGGCCAGCAGCAATATCTGCTCGAATCAAGCGCTCTGTGCTTTGCATGCAGCGGTATATCTGTCTGTGATGGGGGCGAGGGGAATTGAGTTGGCGGCGAGACATTGTGCTGCCAATGCCCATTACCTGTGCGGGCGGTTGGAAGAACTGGGATTCAGAAGAAAATATCCAGGAACCTTTTTTCATGAATTTGTCACAGTATCACCTGTGGAGACAGGGACAGTGATGAAGAAATTGGAAGAAAAAGGCTATCTGGGAGGATTGCCATTGTCTGATCGGGAAATTTTGTGGTGTGCTACGGAGAAGAATACGAAAGAGGAGATGGACCAGCTGACAGAGATTTTAAGGGAGGTGTGCCTGAGATGA